The following coding sequences lie in one Bacteroidota bacterium genomic window:
- a CDS encoding PA0069 family radical SAM protein yields MENEEKELTYFKGRGSQVNTDNRFLKGTYVAEHIEGLDEPLLSDVKTQIFLEHPKKIINVVKSPDIPGMYSMNPYQGCEHGCIYCYARNTHEYWGYSAGLDFERKIIAKPNAPQLMEKQFMNKNWIVSPIMFSGNTDCYQPIERKLKITRQMLEVLLKFRHPAGMITKNDLIIRDIDILQELAKLNLIHVMVSITSLNNDLRLKMEPRTVTAKNRLKVIETLNKSGIPVGVMTAPIIPGLNSDEIPDLIKAAADHGADCAGYTIVRLNGSIAEIFKDWIHKNFPDRAEKVLHHIADAHGGQLSDSRYGKRMSGEGNMIRSIHQLFKMAVKKHLSDRKRVEYDLTAFRRPGEVTQMELF; encoded by the coding sequence ATGGAAAACGAAGAAAAGGAATTAACTTACTTTAAAGGGAGAGGCTCACAAGTCAATACCGACAATCGTTTTCTTAAAGGAACGTATGTTGCCGAACACATCGAAGGCTTGGATGAACCCTTACTGAGCGATGTAAAAACTCAAATCTTTTTAGAACACCCGAAGAAAATTATTAACGTAGTCAAGAGTCCGGATATTCCCGGAATGTATTCTATGAATCCGTATCAAGGGTGCGAACATGGTTGTATTTATTGTTATGCACGCAACACACATGAGTATTGGGGCTATAGTGCAGGCTTGGATTTTGAACGAAAAATTATTGCCAAGCCAAATGCGCCTCAACTGATGGAAAAACAATTTATGAATAAGAATTGGATTGTTTCTCCGATTATGTTTTCCGGCAATACCGATTGTTATCAGCCCATTGAGAGAAAATTAAAGATAACACGTCAGATGTTGGAAGTGCTTTTAAAGTTTCGTCATCCTGCCGGAATGATTACAAAAAATGATTTAATCATTCGTGATATTGATATTCTTCAGGAATTGGCCAAGCTGAATTTGATTCATGTAATGGTTTCCATCACCAGTTTAAATAATGATTTACGACTTAAAATGGAACCGAGAACAGTTACAGCCAAGAACAGACTGAAAGTCATTGAAACATTAAACAAATCAGGAATTCCGGTTGGTGTTATGACTGCTCCCATTATCCCCGGATTAAACAGCGATGAGATTCCCGACTTAATCAAAGCGGCAGCAGACCATGGAGCGGATTGTGCCGGCTATACCATTGTGCGTTTGAATGGTTCTATTGCAGAAATATTCAAAGATTGGATTCATAAAAATTTTCCGGATAGAGCTGAAAAAGTATTGCATCACATTGCGGATGCGCATGGTGGACAATTGAGTGATAGTCGATATGGAAAACGAATGAGTGGCGAAGGAAATATGATTCGTTCCATTCATCAGTTATTTAAGATGGCAGTTAAAAAACACTTGTCGGATCGCAAACGTGTTGAATATGATTTAACAGCTTTCAGGCGACCGGGCGAAGTAACGCAAATGGAATTGTTTTAA
- a CDS encoding tRNA threonylcarbamoyladenosine dehydratase, with translation MSDLKWLSRTELLIGQENLMKLQNAHVLVVGMGGVGSFAAEFICRGGIGTMTIVDGDVVDPSNRNRQLPALSTTHGLPKADIMAERLLAINPDLKLNVIKEFITPDRAVQILSTPYDYVIDAIDSITPKITFLKTAYEHKVKIVSSMGAGAKLDPTKLQVVDISKTYNCPFAQYVRKRLREEGIKKGIKTVFSPEEPIKESLMLTDGRNFKKSAYGTISYLPATFGSVCASVVIRDLIGK, from the coding sequence ATGAGTGATTTAAAATGGTTATCCCGCACCGAATTGTTAATCGGACAAGAGAACTTAATGAAGCTACAAAACGCCCACGTATTGGTTGTGGGCATGGGTGGAGTTGGTTCGTTTGCGGCTGAGTTTATTTGCAGGGGGGGAATTGGAACAATGACAATTGTGGATGGAGATGTGGTAGACCCTAGTAATCGAAATCGTCAGCTTCCGGCATTATCAACAACACACGGCTTACCAAAAGCAGATATTATGGCCGAACGTTTATTGGCCATCAATCCAGATTTAAAGTTAAATGTGATTAAAGAATTTATCACTCCTGATCGAGCGGTACAAATATTATCAACACCTTATGATTATGTGATTGACGCCATTGACAGCATCACACCAAAAATTACATTTTTAAAAACAGCTTACGAGCACAAAGTAAAAATTGTTAGTTCGATGGGGGCAGGAGCAAAATTAGATCCTACCAAATTGCAAGTGGTAGACATTTCCAAAACGTATAATTGTCCGTTTGCACAATATGTGCGAAAGCGCTTACGTGAAGAAGGAATCAAAAAAGGAATCAAAACCGTTTTTTCACCGGAAGAGCCTATTAAAGAATCGTTGATGTTAACGGATGGGAGAAATTTTAAAAAATCAGCTTACGGTACTATTTCTTATTTGCCTGCAACCTTTGGCAGTGTCTGTGCTTCGGTGGTGATTCGAGATTTGATTGGGAAGTAA
- a CDS encoding TatD family hydrolase, with amino-acid sequence MNSDNNYIDVHTHSLKQSDAIQVYNQAIEDPFQASLCSVGIHPWYINRDNLNNQLEQLEILLHQKTVIALGECGLDKLIDLPMVTQETVFKAQILLAEKHKKPLIIHCVRAFDDLLRIRKGMNVSVPMIIHGYNNNKEIALQLLKSGCYFSFGKALLNNESNASKVISLIPSDKLFLETDSSDTTIENIYTAASGLLKLEMDVLKKIISTNFKNVFLHS; translated from the coding sequence TTGAATTCTGACAACAACTATATCGATGTTCATACGCATTCCTTAAAACAAAGCGATGCGATTCAAGTTTACAACCAAGCTATAGAGGATCCATTTCAAGCAAGCCTTTGCTCCGTTGGCATCCATCCCTGGTACATCAATCGTGACAATTTAAACAATCAACTGGAGCAGCTGGAAATTTTGCTGCATCAAAAAACAGTAATTGCATTGGGCGAATGCGGGCTCGATAAATTAATCGACCTGCCGATGGTGACACAAGAAACGGTATTCAAGGCGCAAATCCTATTGGCTGAAAAACATAAAAAACCTCTGATTATCCATTGTGTTAGAGCATTTGATGATTTGCTCCGTATTCGAAAAGGAATGAATGTTTCTGTTCCAATGATTATTCATGGCTATAACAACAACAAAGAAATTGCACTACAACTATTAAAATCAGGCTGTTACTTTTCATTTGGAAAAGCGCTTTTAAACAATGAATCGAATGCATCTAAAGTGATTTCACTAATTCCTTCCGACAAACTATTTCTGGAAACCGATAGTTCCGACACCACCATTGAAAACATCTATACAGCTGCAAGTGGCCTTTTAAAATTAGAAATGGATGTACTAAAAAAAATAATTTCTACCAATTTCAAGAACGTATTCTTACATTCGTAA
- a CDS encoding GNAT family N-acetyltransferase encodes MIQRLETPRLYLREFTLDDAQILIDLNSNPNVTRYTGDGPVKDLQEAQRILTDIILPQYKNKIGRWAIHLKSNDEFIGWCGLKHIAEDNEIDLGYRLFEKHWGNGYASEAAKATLDYGVNTLKLKNIIARAAKENHASIHVIKKMGMVYLKDDLCGHDPAEVYILK; translated from the coding sequence ATGATTCAACGACTCGAAACACCCCGCCTCTATTTAAGAGAATTTACCCTTGACGATGCGCAAATATTGATTGACCTCAACAGCAACCCGAACGTTACAAGATATACCGGTGATGGTCCAGTAAAAGACCTGCAAGAAGCTCAACGTATTTTGACAGACATCATTTTACCACAATATAAAAACAAGATTGGACGTTGGGCTATTCATTTAAAATCCAATGATGAATTTATTGGTTGGTGCGGACTCAAACACATTGCCGAAGACAATGAAATTGATTTGGGCTACCGCTTATTTGAAAAACATTGGGGTAACGGTTATGCATCGGAAGCAGCGAAAGCAACTTTGGATTATGGTGTAAATACCTTGAAGCTCAAAAACATCATTGCTCGGGCAGCAAAAGAAAATCATGCTTCTATACATGTCATCAAAAAAATGGGGATGGTGTATCTAAAAGACGATCTCTGTGGTCACGATCCGGCAGAAGTATATATCCTAAAATAA